A section of the Pseudomonas lini genome encodes:
- the icd gene encoding NADP-dependent isocitrate dehydrogenase: MGYKKIQVPAVGDKITVNADHSLNVPNNPIIPFIEGDGIGVDISPVMIKVVDAAVKKAYGGERKISWMEVYAGEKATQVYDQDTWLPQETLDAVKDYVVSIKGPLTTPVGGGIRSLNVALRQQLDLYVCLRPVRWFEGVPSPVKKPGDVDMTIFRENSEDIYAGIEWKAGSPEATKVIKFLKEEMGVTKIRFDENCGIGVKPVSLEGTKRLARKALQYVVDNDRDSLTIVHKGNIMKFTEGAFKEWAYEVAAEEFGATLLDGGPWMQFKNPKTGKNVIVKDAIADAMLQQILLRPAEYDVIATLNLNGDYLSDALAAEVGGIGIAPGANLSDTVAMFEATHGTAPKYAGKDQVNPGSLILSAEMMLRHMGWTEAADLIIKGTNGAISAKTVTYDFERLMEGAKLLSSSAFGDALISHM; this comes from the coding sequence ATGGGATACAAGAAGATTCAGGTTCCAGCCGTCGGCGACAAAATCACCGTCAACGCGGACCATTCTCTCAATGTTCCTAACAACCCGATCATCCCCTTCATTGAAGGCGATGGTATTGGCGTTGATATCAGCCCGGTCATGATCAAGGTTGTCGATGCTGCTGTTAAGAAGGCTTACGGCGGCGAGCGCAAAATTTCCTGGATGGAAGTCTACGCCGGGGAGAAAGCGACTCAGGTTTACGATCAGGACACCTGGCTGCCTCAGGAAACCCTGGACGCGGTCAAGGATTACGTGGTTTCCATCAAGGGCCCTCTGACCACGCCGGTCGGGGGTGGCATCCGTTCGCTGAACGTGGCCCTGCGTCAGCAGCTCGACCTGTATGTGTGCCTGCGCCCGGTGCGCTGGTTCGAAGGCGTACCGAGCCCGGTCAAGAAGCCTGGCGATGTCGACATGACCATCTTCCGTGAAAACTCGGAAGACATTTATGCCGGTATCGAATGGAAAGCCGGTTCGCCGGAAGCGACCAAGGTCATCAAGTTCCTTAAAGAAGAAATGGGTGTCACCAAGATCCGTTTCGACGAAAACTGCGGTATCGGCGTCAAGCCGGTTTCCCTGGAAGGCACCAAGCGTCTGGCGCGCAAGGCTCTGCAGTATGTGGTCGACAATGACCGCGACTCGCTGACCATCGTGCACAAAGGCAACATCATGAAGTTCACCGAAGGTGCCTTCAAGGAATGGGCCTACGAAGTGGCCGCTGAAGAATTCGGCGCGACCCTGCTCGACGGCGGTCCGTGGATGCAATTCAAGAACCCGAAAACCGGCAAGAACGTCATCGTCAAGGACGCCATCGCCGACGCCATGCTCCAGCAGATCCTGCTGCGTCCGGCCGAGTACGATGTGATTGCGACCCTGAACCTCAATGGCGACTACCTCTCCGACGCCCTGGCGGCCGAAGTGGGCGGTATCGGTATCGCGCCGGGTGCCAACCTGTCCGACACCGTGGCCATGTTCGAAGCGACCCACGGTACTGCGCCGAAATACGCCGGCAAGGACCAGGTCAACCCGGGTTCGCTGATTCTGTCCGCTGAGATGATGCTGCGTCACATGGGCTGGACCGAAGCGGCCGACCTGATCATCAAAGGCACCAACGGCGCGATCTCCGCGAAAACCGTGACCTATGACTTCGAACGTCTGATGGAGGGCGCGAAACTGCTGTCGTCTTCCGCGTTTGGTGATGCGCTCATCTCGCATATGTAA
- a CDS encoding cold shock domain-containing protein: MAVGKVKWFNNAKGFGFINTDAREGRDEDGKDIDFFAHFSAIEMDGYKTLKAGQIVSFDIVQGPKGLHAVKIASATSPNEQSATATRQETVSG; this comes from the coding sequence ATGGCTGTCGGCAAGGTGAAATGGTTCAACAATGCCAAGGGGTTCGGTTTCATTAACACCGACGCCAGAGAAGGTCGCGACGAGGATGGCAAGGACATCGATTTCTTTGCCCACTTTTCGGCTATTGAAATGGACGGATACAAAACCCTCAAGGCTGGGCAAATCGTTAGCTTCGATATTGTTCAGGGCCCCAAAGGGCTGCATGCAGTAAAGATCGCGTCTGCCACCTCTCCGAACGAACAGAGCGCCACTGCCACCCGGCAAGAAACAGTGTCGGGCTGA
- the clpS gene encoding ATP-dependent Clp protease adapter ClpS, with amino-acid sequence MHAISQIRLTFNQDRPALQKDHPEEHDDDSAGIAVQEAKPALQAPPMYKVVLFNDDYTPMDFVVEVLEVFFNLNRELATKVMLAVHTEGRAVCGVFTRDIAETKAMQVNQYARESQHPLLCEIEKDG; translated from the coding sequence ATGCATGCAATCAGCCAGATTCGACTAACATTCAATCAGGATCGCCCGGCTCTCCAAAAAGATCACCCGGAGGAACACGACGACGATTCCGCAGGCATTGCTGTTCAGGAGGCTAAGCCTGCTTTACAGGCGCCACCGATGTACAAGGTGGTTTTGTTCAATGATGACTACACACCGATGGATTTCGTCGTCGAAGTGCTCGAGGTGTTTTTTAACCTGAATCGCGAGCTGGCGACCAAGGTCATGCTGGCCGTCCACACAGAAGGACGGGCAGTATGTGGAGTGTTTACCCGCGACATCGCCGAGACCAAGGCCATGCAGGTCAACCAGTACGCCAGGGAAAGCCAGCATCCGCTACTCTGTGAAATCGAGAAGGACGGTTAA
- the clpA gene encoding ATP-dependent Clp protease ATP-binding subunit ClpA — protein sequence MLNRELEVTLNLAFKEARSKRHEFMTVEHLLLALLDNEAAATVLRACGANLDKLKHDLQEFIDSTTPLIPLHDEDRETQPTLGFQRVLQRAVFHVQSSGKREVTGANVLVAIFSEQESQAVFLLKQQSVARIDVVNYIAHGISKVPGHGDHSEGEQDMQDDEGGESSSSGNPLDAYASNLNELARQGRIDPLVGRELEVERVAQILARRRKNNPLLVGEAGVGKTAIAEGLAKRIVDNQVPDLLANSVVYSLDLGALLAGTKYRGDFEKRFKALLNELKKRPQAILFIDEIHTIIGAGAASGGVMDASNLLKPLLSSGDIRCIGSTTFQEFRGIFEKDRALARRFQKVDVSEPSVEDTIGILRGLKGRFEAHHNIEYSDEALRAAAELASRYINDRHMPDKAIDVIDEAGAYQRLQPIEKRVKRIEVPQVEDIVAKIARIPPKHVTSSDKELLRNLERDLKLTVFGQDAAIDSLSTAIKLSRAGLKSPDKPVGSFLFAGPTGVGKTEAARQLAKALGVELVRFDMSEYMERHTVSRLIGAPPGYVGFDQGGLLTEAITKQPHCVLLLDEIEKAHPEVFNLLLQVMDHGTLTDNNGRKADFRNVIVIMTTNAGAETAARASIGFTYQDHSSDAMEVIKKSFTPEFRNRLDTIIQFGRLSHEVIKSVVDKFLTELQAQLEDKRVLLEVTDAARSWLAAGGYDSAMGARPMARLIQDKIKRPLAEEILFGELAEHGGVVHIDIKDGELTFEFETTAEMA from the coding sequence ATGTTAAACCGCGAGCTCGAAGTCACCCTCAATCTTGCCTTCAAGGAGGCTCGTTCGAAGCGTCATGAATTCATGACCGTCGAGCACCTTCTGCTGGCCCTATTGGATAATGAGGCTGCCGCCACCGTTTTGCGTGCCTGCGGCGCAAACCTCGACAAACTCAAGCATGATCTGCAGGAGTTCATCGACTCCACCACGCCATTGATCCCTCTTCATGACGAGGATCGTGAAACCCAGCCAACCCTGGGCTTCCAGCGTGTATTGCAGCGTGCTGTCTTTCACGTACAGAGCTCGGGCAAACGCGAAGTGACTGGCGCCAACGTGCTGGTCGCAATCTTCAGTGAGCAAGAGAGTCAGGCAGTGTTTCTGCTGAAACAGCAGAGCGTTGCGCGCATCGATGTCGTCAACTACATCGCCCATGGCATTTCCAAGGTACCGGGGCATGGCGATCACTCTGAAGGTGAGCAAGATATGCAGGACGACGAGGGCGGTGAGTCTTCTTCTTCAGGCAATCCTCTGGATGCTTATGCCAGCAACCTCAACGAACTCGCGCGCCAGGGTCGTATCGATCCGTTGGTAGGCCGTGAGCTGGAAGTCGAGCGTGTCGCGCAGATCCTCGCGCGTCGTCGCAAAAACAATCCGCTGCTGGTGGGCGAGGCGGGCGTGGGTAAAACCGCGATTGCCGAAGGCCTGGCCAAACGCATTGTCGACAACCAGGTGCCGGATCTGCTGGCCAACAGCGTGGTGTATTCCCTCGATCTGGGGGCCTTGCTGGCCGGGACCAAATATCGCGGCGATTTCGAGAAGCGCTTCAAGGCGCTGCTCAATGAGCTGAAAAAACGTCCGCAGGCGATTCTGTTCATCGACGAGATCCACACCATCATTGGTGCGGGCGCTGCGTCCGGTGGCGTCATGGATGCTTCGAACCTGCTCAAGCCATTGCTGTCTTCGGGCGACATTCGCTGCATCGGTTCGACCACGTTCCAGGAATTCCGCGGGATCTTCGAGAAGGACCGTGCCCTGGCTCGGCGCTTCCAGAAGGTTGATGTATCGGAACCTTCGGTGGAAGACACCATTGGCATCCTGCGTGGCCTGAAAGGGCGTTTCGAAGCGCACCACAACATCGAATACAGCGATGAAGCCCTGCGCGCCGCTGCTGAACTGGCCTCGCGTTACATCAATGACCGGCACATGCCGGACAAGGCCATCGACGTTATCGACGAGGCGGGCGCCTATCAGCGTCTGCAACCGATCGAGAAGCGCGTGAAACGCATCGAAGTGCCTCAGGTCGAGGACATCGTCGCGAAAATTGCGCGAATTCCGCCAAAGCACGTCACCAGTTCCGACAAAGAGCTGCTGCGTAACCTTGAGCGTGACCTGAAACTCACGGTATTTGGCCAGGATGCGGCGATCGACTCGCTGTCGACCGCGATCAAACTGTCCCGTGCCGGCCTCAAGTCGCCTGACAAGCCCGTCGGTTCGTTCCTGTTCGCAGGGCCGACCGGTGTGGGTAAAACCGAGGCCGCGCGGCAATTGGCCAAGGCGTTGGGAGTCGAACTGGTTCGCTTCGACATGTCCGAGTACATGGAGCGCCACACCGTATCGCGTCTGATCGGTGCACCTCCAGGCTATGTCGGGTTCGATCAGGGCGGTCTGCTGACCGAAGCCATCACCAAGCAGCCTCACTGCGTGCTGCTGCTCGATGAAATCGAGAAGGCGCATCCGGAAGTCTTCAACCTGCTGCTGCAGGTCATGGACCACGGTACGCTGACCGATAACAACGGGCGCAAGGCGGACTTCCGTAACGTGATCGTCATCATGACGACTAACGCCGGTGCCGAGACTGCAGCGCGTGCTTCGATCGGTTTCACCTATCAGGACCACTCGTCCGATGCGATGGAAGTGATCAAGAAGAGCTTCACGCCGGAATTCCGTAACCGTCTGGACACCATTATCCAGTTTGGTCGCCTCAGTCATGAGGTCATCAAAAGCGTGGTGGACAAGTTCCTTACCGAACTTCAGGCGCAGCTGGAAGACAAGCGTGTGCTGCTGGAAGTCACCGACGCGGCTCGCAGTTGGCTGGCGGCCGGTGGCTACGACTCGGCAATGGGCGCTCGTCCGATGGCGCGTTTGATCCAGGACAAGATCAAGCGTCCACTGGCCGAAGAGATCCTCTTTGGCGAACTGGCCGAACATGGCGGTGTGGTACACATCGACATCAAGGACGGCGAGCTGACCTTCGAGTTCGAGACCACGGCTGAAATGGCCTGA
- the infA gene encoding translation initiation factor IF-1, with product MSKEDSFEMEGTVVDTLPNTMFRVELENGHVVTAHISGKMRKNYIRILTGDKVRVELTPYDLSKGRITYRAR from the coding sequence ATGTCGAAAGAAGACAGCTTCGAAATGGAAGGCACTGTCGTCGACACCCTGCCCAACACCATGTTTCGTGTGGAGTTGGAAAATGGGCACGTCGTAACCGCGCATATTTCCGGCAAGATGCGCAAGAACTACATCCGTATTCTTACCGGCGACAAAGTGCGCGTCGAGCTGACGCCCTATGACTTGAGCAAAGGGCGCATCACCTACCGCGCTCGCTAA
- a CDS encoding arginyltransferase, with amino-acid sequence MTELARLKFYATQPHSCSYLPEEQATTLFLDPSQPMDVHVYADLSEMGFRRSGDHLYRPHCQHCNACVPARIPVAQFTPNRQQKRIVKRNADLQVRPTRPKFSEEHFDLYQRYIEQRHADGDMYPPSRDQFSTFLVRDLPFSRFYEFRLEGRLLAVAVTDLLPNGLSAVYTFYEPGEERRSLGRYAILWQIAEARRLGLEAVYLGYWIKNCKKMSYKTQYRPIELLINQRWVILS; translated from the coding sequence ATGACCGAGTTGGCGCGTTTGAAGTTCTATGCCACTCAGCCCCACTCTTGCAGTTATCTGCCCGAGGAGCAGGCCACGACGCTGTTCCTCGACCCTAGCCAGCCCATGGATGTGCATGTCTATGCAGACCTGTCTGAAATGGGTTTCCGTCGCAGTGGCGATCATCTCTACCGGCCCCATTGCCAGCATTGCAATGCGTGCGTACCGGCGCGCATTCCTGTGGCGCAATTTACGCCCAACCGTCAGCAGAAACGCATTGTCAAACGCAATGCCGACTTGCAGGTGCGTCCGACCAGACCAAAGTTCAGCGAAGAGCATTTCGACCTCTATCAGCGCTACATCGAACAACGTCACGCCGATGGCGATATGTATCCGCCAAGCCGCGACCAGTTTTCGACCTTCCTGGTGCGTGACCTGCCGTTCTCCCGCTTCTACGAATTTCGCCTCGAAGGCCGACTGCTGGCAGTGGCCGTCACTGACTTGCTGCCCAACGGTTTGTCGGCGGTCTACACCTTCTACGAGCCCGGCGAGGAGCGTCGCAGCCTGGGGCGTTACGCGATTCTCTGGCAGATCGCCGAGGCCCGGCGCCTGGGGCTGGAAGCGGTCTATCTCGGCTACTGGATCAAAAACTGCAAAAAAATGAGCTACAAGACCCAATATCGCCCTATCGAACTGCTGATTAATCAGCGTTGGGTCATCCTGAGCTAG
- the aat gene encoding leucyl/phenylalanyl-tRNA--protein transferase → MLTWLQRNTLTFPPLEKAMRDPNGLLAAGGDLSADRLIQAYRHGCFPWFSEGQPILWWSPDPRTVLFPDELHVSRSLNKLLRQQRYQVTFDRDFAAVIRACAAPREYADGTWITQAMQDAYVELHRRGYAHSVEVWDDGVLVGGLYGLAMGQLFFGESMFSRADNASKYGFATLVRHLKDSGFVLIDCQMPTDHLHSLGARAIPRREFAGYLARHLDQPGRATWVC, encoded by the coding sequence ATGCTGACTTGGTTACAACGCAACACCCTGACTTTCCCGCCGCTGGAAAAAGCCATGCGCGACCCCAACGGGCTGCTGGCCGCGGGTGGCGATTTGTCCGCCGATCGCCTGATTCAAGCCTATCGTCACGGCTGCTTTCCGTGGTTCTCGGAGGGTCAGCCGATTCTCTGGTGGTCGCCAGATCCGCGCACAGTACTGTTTCCCGACGAACTGCATGTCTCCCGCAGCTTGAACAAACTGCTGCGCCAACAGCGCTATCAAGTGACCTTCGATCGGGATTTTGCCGCGGTCATCCGCGCCTGCGCCGCACCGCGCGAGTACGCTGACGGCACCTGGATCACCCAAGCGATGCAGGACGCCTACGTCGAACTGCACAGGCGTGGTTACGCCCACTCGGTGGAGGTCTGGGACGATGGCGTGCTGGTCGGCGGGCTCTACGGCCTGGCTATGGGGCAGTTGTTTTTTGGCGAGTCGATGTTCAGCCGCGCCGACAACGCCTCCAAATATGGCTTCGCCACCCTGGTGCGCCACCTGAAAGACTCAGGTTTTGTGCTGATCGACTGCCAGATGCCTACCGATCATCTGCACAGTTTGGGTGCTCGAGCGATTCCCCGCCGCGAATTTGCCGGCTACCTTGCGCGACACCTGGATCAACCGGGCCGTGCCACCTGGGTTTGCTGA
- the trxB gene encoding thioredoxin-disulfide reductase: MTEAKHSRLIILGSGPAGYSAAVYAARANLKPVVITGIQAGGQLTTTVEVDNWPGDVEGLTGPVLMERMQKHAERFDTEIVYDHIHTAKLQQRPFELIGDSGTYTCDALIIATGASAQYLGLPSEEAFAGKGVSACATCDGFFYRNQVVAVIGGGNTAVEEALYLSNIAKEVHLIHRRDKLRSEKILQDKLFEKAANGNIRLHWNQNLDEVLGDASGVTGARLRHSHTGETNELPLAGVFIAIGHKPNTDLFQGQLKMRDGYLLVKGGSEGDATATDIEGVFAAGDVADHVYRQAVTSAGAGCMAALDAEKYLDDIPTV, from the coding sequence ATGACTGAAGCGAAGCATTCCCGCCTGATCATTCTGGGTTCCGGCCCTGCCGGTTACAGCGCAGCCGTTTATGCCGCTCGCGCCAACCTCAAACCCGTTGTCATCACCGGCATACAGGCAGGTGGCCAGCTGACCACCACCGTCGAAGTCGACAACTGGCCCGGCGACGTCGAAGGCCTGACCGGCCCGGTACTGATGGAACGCATGCAAAAACACGCCGAACGCTTCGACACAGAGATCGTTTACGACCACATCCATACGGCCAAGTTGCAACAGCGCCCGTTCGAGCTCATCGGCGACAGCGGCACCTACACCTGCGATGCGCTGATTATCGCCACCGGCGCTTCGGCCCAATACCTGGGGCTGCCATCGGAAGAAGCCTTCGCCGGCAAAGGGGTTTCGGCCTGTGCCACTTGCGATGGCTTCTTCTACCGCAACCAGGTGGTCGCAGTGATCGGTGGAGGTAATACGGCCGTTGAAGAAGCGCTGTACCTGTCGAACATCGCCAAGGAAGTCCACCTGATTCACCGTCGCGACAAACTGCGCTCGGAGAAGATCCTCCAGGACAAACTCTTCGAAAAAGCCGCCAACGGCAATATCCGCCTGCACTGGAACCAGAATCTGGACGAAGTACTGGGCGACGCCAGCGGCGTGACCGGTGCCCGCCTGCGGCACAGCCATACGGGCGAAACCAATGAATTGCCGCTGGCCGGCGTATTCATCGCCATCGGCCACAAACCCAACACCGATCTGTTTCAGGGCCAGCTGAAAATGCGTGACGGCTACCTGCTGGTCAAGGGCGGCAGCGAAGGTGACGCCACTGCCACCGACATCGAAGGCGTGTTCGCCGCCGGTGATGTGGCCGATCATGTTTACCGCCAGGCGGTGACGTCCGCCGGGGCTGGCTGCATGGCCGCGCTGGATGCCGAGAAGTATCTCGATGACATCCCCACCGTTTGA
- a CDS encoding DNA translocase FtsK: protein MKKSTAAPKTVVPLWRQQLHYRLKEGALIAIGALCLFLMMALLTYGKDDPGWSHNSKIDDVQNFGGPAGSYSADILFMVLGYFAYIFPLLLAIKAYQIFRQRHEPWQWSGWLFSWRLIGLVFLVLSGAALAHIHFHAATGLPAGAGGALGESLGDLARNALNIQGSTLLFIALFLFGLTVFTDLSWFKVMDVTGKITLDLFELFQGAANRWWAARMERKQLVAQLREVDDRVHDVVAPTVTDKREQAKVKERLIEREQALSKHMSEREKQVPPVIAPAPPKPAAPSKRVEKEKQAPLFVDSAVEGTLPPISILDPAEKKQLNYSPESLAAVGHLLEIKLKEFGVEVSVDSIHPGPVITRYEIQPAAGVKVSRISNLAKDLARSLAVTSVRVVEVIPGKTTVGIEIPNEDRQIVRFSEVLSTPEYDNFKSPVTLALGHDIGGKPVITDLAKMPHLLVAGTTGSGKSVGVNAMILSILFKSGPEDAKLIMIDPKMLELSIYEGIPHLLCPVVTDMKDAANALRWSVAEMERRYKLMAKMGVRNLSGFNAKVKEAQDAGEPLSDPLYKRESIHDEAPLLQKLPTIVVVVDEFADMMMIVGKKVEELIARIAQKARAAGIHLILATQRPSVDVITGLIKANIPTRMAFQVSSKIDSRTIIDQGGAEQLLGHGDMLYMPPGTSLPIRVHGAFVSDDEVHRVVEAWKLRGAPEYNDDILAGVEEAGSGFENGGGGGDDDAETDALYDEAVQFVLESRRASISAVQRKLKIGYNRAARMIEAMEMAGVVTSMNTNGSREVLAPGPVRD from the coding sequence TTGAAGAAATCCACCGCAGCACCTAAAACAGTCGTCCCGCTCTGGCGCCAGCAATTGCACTACCGGCTCAAGGAAGGTGCATTGATCGCCATCGGCGCCTTGTGCCTGTTCCTGATGATGGCCTTGTTGACCTACGGCAAGGACGACCCGGGCTGGAGCCATAACAGCAAGATCGACGATGTGCAGAACTTCGGCGGGCCGGCCGGCTCTTACAGCGCCGACATCCTGTTCATGGTCCTGGGTTACTTCGCCTACATTTTCCCGTTGTTGCTGGCGATCAAGGCGTATCAGATCTTCCGCCAGCGCCACGAGCCGTGGCAGTGGAGCGGCTGGCTGTTCTCCTGGCGCCTGATCGGCCTGGTGTTTCTGGTGCTGTCGGGTGCAGCGCTGGCCCACATCCATTTCCATGCGGCGACCGGTCTGCCGGCCGGCGCGGGTGGCGCTTTGGGCGAAAGCCTCGGCGATCTGGCCCGGAACGCGCTGAACATCCAGGGCAGCACGTTGTTGTTCATCGCGCTGTTCCTGTTCGGCCTGACAGTGTTCACCGACCTGTCGTGGTTCAAGGTGATGGACGTCACCGGCAAGATCACCCTTGATCTGTTCGAACTGTTTCAGGGCGCGGCCAATCGCTGGTGGGCAGCCCGTATGGAACGCAAGCAACTGGTCGCCCAACTGCGTGAAGTCGACGATCGCGTGCATGACGTGGTCGCGCCGACCGTCACCGACAAACGCGAGCAGGCCAAGGTCAAGGAGCGCCTGATCGAGCGCGAGCAGGCCTTGAGCAAGCACATGTCCGAGCGCGAGAAACAGGTACCGCCGGTGATTGCCCCGGCTCCGCCCAAACCCGCAGCGCCCAGCAAACGCGTGGAAAAAGAGAAACAGGCGCCGTTGTTCGTCGACAGCGCCGTGGAAGGCACCTTGCCGCCGATCTCGATTCTCGACCCGGCAGAAAAGAAACAACTCAATTATTCGCCTGAATCCCTGGCGGCCGTCGGCCACTTGCTGGAAATCAAGCTCAAGGAATTCGGCGTCGAAGTCTCGGTGGATTCGATTCACCCGGGCCCGGTCATTACCCGTTACGAAATCCAGCCTGCGGCCGGCGTCAAAGTCAGCCGCATCTCCAACCTGGCGAAAGACCTGGCCCGTTCCCTGGCCGTGACCAGTGTGCGTGTCGTGGAAGTGATTCCGGGCAAGACCACGGTCGGTATCGAAATCCCCAACGAAGACCGGCAGATCGTGCGCTTCTCCGAGGTCTTGTCGACCCCCGAGTACGATAACTTCAAGTCCCCGGTCACCCTGGCCCTGGGTCATGATATCGGCGGCAAACCGGTCATCACCGACCTGGCGAAAATGCCGCACTTGCTGGTGGCCGGTACGACCGGTTCCGGTAAGTCGGTGGGTGTGAACGCGATGATCCTGTCGATTCTGTTCAAGTCTGGCCCTGAAGACGCCAAACTGATCATGATCGACCCGAAAATGCTTGAGCTGTCGATCTACGAAGGCATTCCGCACCTGCTGTGCCCGGTGGTCACCGACATGAAGGACGCCGCCAACGCCTTGCGCTGGAGCGTCGCCGAGATGGAGCGGCGCTACAAGCTGATGGCGAAGATGGGCGTGCGTAACCTGTCGGGCTTCAACGCCAAGGTCAAGGAAGCCCAGGACGCTGGCGAGCCGTTGAGCGATCCGCTGTACAAGCGCGAAAGCATCCACGACGAAGCGCCACTGCTGCAAAAACTGCCGACCATTGTCGTGGTCGTCGACGAATTCGCCGACATGATGATGATCGTCGGCAAGAAGGTTGAAGAACTGATCGCCCGTATCGCCCAGAAGGCCCGTGCGGCCGGTATCCACTTGATCCTCGCGACCCAGCGTCCTTCGGTGGACGTGATCACCGGTCTGATCAAGGCGAACATTCCGACCCGTATGGCGTTCCAGGTATCGAGCAAGATCGATTCGCGGACCATCATCGACCAGGGCGGCGCCGAACAACTGCTAGGCCACGGTGATATGTTGTACATGCCTCCGGGCACCAGTCTGCCGATTCGTGTTCACGGTGCGTTCGTGTCCGATGACGAGGTTCACCGGGTGGTTGAAGCCTGGAAACTGCGCGGCGCACCGGAGTACAACGATGACATCCTCGCCGGTGTCGAAGAGGCCGGTAGCGGTTTTGAAAACGGCGGTGGTGGCGGTGACGATGATGCCGAAACCGATGCGCTCTACGACGAAGCGGTGCAGTTCGTACTGGAAAGCCGTCGCGCGTCCATCTCCGCGGTTCAGCGCAAGCTGAAAATCGGCTACAACCGCGCGGCGCGCATGATCGAAGCCATGGAAATGGCCGGGGTCGTGACGTCCATGAACACCAACGGTTCGCGTGAAGTCCTGGCCCCTGGCCCGGTGCGCGACTGA
- the lolA gene encoding outer membrane lipoprotein chaperone LolA yields MRLIRMLLLPVLALTTLSAHADDKDVARLTQLLEKSQTLTARFSQLTLDGSGTQLQETAGQMSLQRPGLFYWHTDAPQEQLMVSDGKKVSLWDPDLEQVTIKTLDQRLTQTPALLLSGDVSKISQSFDISAKEAGGVIDFTLKPKTKDTLFDSLRLSFRNGLVNDMQLIDSVGQRTNILFTGVKANEPIPASKFKFDIPKGADVIQE; encoded by the coding sequence ATGCGTCTTATCCGCATGTTGTTGCTGCCGGTACTGGCTTTGACCACGCTCTCGGCCCACGCCGATGACAAGGACGTGGCGCGTCTGACTCAACTGCTGGAAAAATCCCAGACCCTGACCGCGCGTTTCTCCCAGCTGACCCTCGACGGCAGCGGCACCCAGTTGCAGGAAACCGCCGGTCAAATGTCCTTGCAGCGCCCAGGCCTGTTCTACTGGCACACCGATGCGCCGCAAGAGCAGCTGATGGTGTCCGATGGCAAGAAGGTTTCCCTGTGGGACCCGGACCTGGAGCAGGTCACCATCAAGACCCTCGACCAGCGCCTGACCCAGACTCCTGCGCTGCTGTTGTCCGGTGACGTGTCCAAGATCAGCCAGAGCTTCGACATCAGCGCCAAGGAAGCCGGCGGCGTGATCGACTTCACCCTGAAGCCGAAAACCAAAGACACCCTGTTCGACAGCCTGCGTCTGTCGTTCCGCAACGGTCTGGTCAATGACATGCAACTGATTGACAGCGTCGGTCAGCGCACCAATATTTTGTTTACTGGCGTGAAGGCCAACGAGCCGATTCCTGCGTCCAAATTCAAGTTCGACATCCCCAAGGGTGCCGACGTGATCCAGGAATAA